From Heptranchias perlo isolate sHepPer1 unplaced genomic scaffold, sHepPer1.hap1 HAP1_SCAFFOLD_562, whole genome shotgun sequence, the proteins below share one genomic window:
- the LOC137316160 gene encoding zinc finger protein 585A-like produces the protein MEKPWKCGDCGKGFNYPSELETHRRSHTGERPFTCSVCGKGFIRSSSLQTHQRVHSDERPFKCSDCEMRFKSKINLLIHQRTHTGERPFTCSVCGKGFAISSSLQTHQRVHTGERPFKCSDCEERFKCKRNLLTHQCTHTGERPFSCSVCGKGFTQSSLLLTHQRVHTGERPFTCSVCGKGFTQSSLLLTHQRVHTGERPFTCSVCGKRFTQSSSLQTHQRVHSDERSFKCSDCEKRFKSKSNLLIHQRTHTGERPFICSVCGKGFTRSSELLTHQRVHTGERPFQCSDCEKRFKSKIELLKHQRTHTGERPFICSVCGKGFTRSSHLLTHQRVHTGERPFTCSVCGKRFTLSSTLLTHQQVHSDERPFKCYDCGKRYKSKCNLLTHQCTHTGERPFTCTLCGMRFTRSSILLRHQRVHSDERPFKCSDCEKRFKSKFNLLTHQRTHTGERPFSCSVYGKGFAGSSTLLKHQRVRTGEGAFTCSVCAKRFTRPSNLLRHQRVHSDERPFKCSDCEKRYKSKFNLLTHQRTHTGEGPFTCSVCGKGFTWSSSLLKHQRVHTERPLNVLTVGRDLKSETNC, from the coding sequence atggagaaaccgtggaaatgtggggactgtgggaagggattcaattacccttcagagctggaaactcatcgacgcagtcacactggggagaggccgttcacctgctccgtgtgtgggaagggattcattcggtcatccagcctccagacacaccagcgagttcactctgatgagagaccttttaaatgttctgactgtgagatgaggttcaaaagcaaaattaatctgctgatacaccaacgcactcacacgggggagaggccgttcacctgctccgtgtgtgggaagggattcgctatttcatccagcctccagacacaccagcgagttcacactggggagagaccttttaaatgttctgactgtgaggaaaggtttaaatgcaaaaggaatctgctgacacaccaatgtacccacactggggagaggccgttctcctgctccgtgtgtgggaagggattcactcagtcatccctcctcctgacacaccagcgagttcacactggggagaggccgttcacctgctccgtgtgtgggaagggattcactcagtcatccctcctcctgacacaccagcgagttcacactggggagaggccgttcacctgctccgtgtgtgggaagagattcactcagtcatccagcctccagacacaccagcgagttcattctgatgagagatcttttaaatgttctgactgtgagaagaggtttaaaagcaaaagtaatctgctgatacaccaacgcactcacactggggagaggccgttcatctgctctgtgtgtgggaagggattcactcggtcatctgagcttctgacacaccagcgagttcacactggggagaggccttttcaatgttctgactgtgagaagaggtttaaaagcaaaattgaactgctgaaacaccaacgcactcacactggggagagaccgttcatctgctctgtgtgtgggaagggattcactcggtcatctcacctcctgacacaccagcgagttcacactggggagaggccgttcacctgctcagtgtgtgggaagagattcacactgTCATCCACCCTCCTtacacaccagcaagttcactccgatgagagaccttttaaatgttatgactgtgggaagaggtataaaagcaaatgtaatctgctgacacaccaatgcacccacactggggagaggccgttcacctgcaccttgtgtgggatgagattcactcggtcatccatcctgctgagacaccagcgagttcactccgatgagagaccttttaaatgttctgactgtgagaagaggtttaaaagcaaatttaatctgctgacacaccaacgcactcacactggggagaggccgttctcctgctctgtgtatgggaagggattcgctgggtcatccaccctgctgaaacaccagcgagttcgcaCTGGAGAGGgggcgttcacctgctctgtgtgtgcgaagagattcactcggccatccaacctgctgagacaccagcgagttcactccgatgagagaccttttaaatgttctgactgtgagaagaggtacaaaagcaaatttaatctgctgacacaccaacgcactcacactggggaggggccgttcacctgctcagtgtgtgggaagggattcacttggtcatcctccctgctgaaacaccagcgagttcacactgagagacctttaaatgttctgactgtgggaagagatttaaaatcagaaacgaactgctga